GCATGTCCACCGTCGCGGTGATGCGCCGCGAAACCAACTCGTGGCGGTGGCCCGCCTTCGCGTGGTGCTACATGTTCGTCCTGGCATGGACGATGGCGTTCGCGGCCCGGTCGATCGCGATCGGCGTGGGCGCATGATCCCCATCCACGCGACGGCCACGGCGAATCCGGCGCAGCTGCGCTGGGTGGTCCCGCCCGATCGGCTGCCGGCGCGTGGCGCCGTCCGGCGCGCCCCGGGCAGGCTCGGCGCCCTGCTGGACAGCGGGACGATCGCCGAGATTCTGGTGGGCGCTTGCGACATCCTGATCACGATCGGGGCGGGCGGCAGCTGGCGTGAGGCGGGCGACGACGTTCGCGAGGCGCTCGGCGAGGCGCTGCTGGACCCGCGGGGCTGGACGGTCGACGAATCATCGGCCCCGGATCTGGAAAGCGTCGCCGCGGAATTGCTTGCGGGACCCGTGGGTGCGCTTGCCGCGTCGCACGGCGGGTCGATCGAGCTGGTCTCGGTGGCCGGCCACACCGTGACCGTGCGGATGGTCGGCGCCTGCGACGGATGCCCGGCAGCGTCGTCCACGCTGCGGGACGTATTCGAGCGCGAGTTGCGACGGCGATTCGATGGTCGAGTCGTGGTGTCCTGCGAAAACAACACGCCGGCAATCTCTTTGGGGAAAAAGCTGTTGTCGCTTATCGTCCGCTGAGCCGGTCATCGAGTGTGCGTTCGGGGCGTTGAGTGTGCGCCCAGGGCGGCGACACGCCGGTCGTGGGCGCCCGGGACGCACACTCGACGGGGCACGGCGCACGCACCGCCCGGTAAAAAGTAGGGCATGACCGAACTTTGGGTGGAGCGCACGGGATCGCGCCGTTACACCGGACATAGCTCGCGCGGTGCGCAGGTGCTGGTCGGCTCCGACGACGTCGATGGCGTGTTCACCCCCGGCGAGCTGCTGAAGATCGCGCTCGCCGCGTGCAGCGGCATGTCCAGCGACCAGCCGCTCGCCCGCCGGCTCGGCGAGGACTACCAGGCGGTGATCAGGGTGTCCGGGGACGCCGATCGCGAACACGAGGTCTATCCGCTCCTGGAAGAGACGCTCGAGCTCGACCTGTCCGGGTTGTCCAACGAGGACAAGGAGCGGCTGCTGGTGGTGGTCGAGCGGGCGATCGACCTGGCCTGCACGGTCGGGCGCACGCTGAAAGCGGGCACCAAAGTCAACTTCAAGGTCGTCGATGTCGGATCCTGACGTTCGGCTCACGGCCTGGGTGCACGGGCGGGTGCAGGGTGTCGGCTTCCGATGGTGGACGCGCAGCCGGGCGCTCGAGCTGGGCCTCACCGGTTACGCGGCCAACCAGGCCGACGGCCGCGTCCTGGTGGTCGCCCAGGGGCGGCGCGAGGCCGGCGAGAAGCTGCTGGCGCTGCTGGAAGGCGGCGAGGCGTGGCCGTCCAGGCCGGGCCGCGTCGACAAGGTCGTCGCCGACTGGTCGCAGCCGCGGGAGCGGTTCGAGGGCTTCGTCGAGCGCTGACGGATAGCGACGGCGCTGTCACGTTCAGCACGCGGCATTGACCCCGTTGCGGTGACTGGTGTGACCACTGTGACCGGTGCGGCCAGCTGTGAATGCCGGCCACATTTCCCGTCTCCCGACACCCCGCGGTGCGGGCGAGCCGGGCGATTTGAGCGGTAGTCTGGCTGGCCGTGTACCTCAAGAGTCTGACGCTCAAGGGCTTCAAGTCCTTCGCATCGCCGACGACTCTGCGTTTCGAGCCGGGCATCACCGCCGTCGTCGGGCCCAACGGCTCGGGCAAATCGAACGTCGTCGACGCCCTGGCCTGGGTCATGGGGGAGCAGGGAGCGAAGACCCTGCGCGGCGGCAAGATGGAAGACGTCATCTTCGCCGGCACCTCGTCGCGGGCCCCGCTGGGCCGCGCCGAAGTCACCGTCACCATCGACAACTCCGACAACGCGCTGCCGATCGAGTACTCGGAGGTGTCGATCACCCGCCGGATGTTCCGTGACGGCGCCAGCGAATACGAAATCAACGGCGCCAGTTGCCGTTTGATGGACGTGCAAGAACTGCTGAGCGACTCCGGGATCGGCCGGGAGATGCACGTCATAGTGGGGCAGGGCAAGCTCGACGAGATCCTGCAATCGCGACCCGAGGACCGTCGCGCCTTCATCGAAGAGGCCGCCGGCGTGCTCAAGCACCGCAAGCGCAAGGAAAAGGCCCTCCGCAAACTCGACGCGATGTCGGCCAACCTGGCCCGTCTCACCGACCTGACCACCGAGCTGCGCCGCCAGCTCAAGCCGCTGGGCCGCCAGGCCGAGGTGGCCCGCCGCGCCCAGACCATCCAGGCCGACCTGCGCGACGCCCGGTTGCGGCTGGCCGCCGACGACCTGGTCAACCGGCAGACCGAGCGCGACGCCATCTTCGAGGCCGAGGCCGCGATCCGCCGCGAGCACGACGAGGCCGCCGCCCGCCTGGCCGTGGCATCCGAGGAGCTCACCGCGCACGAGGCGGCGGTCGCCGAGCTCTCAACCCGGGCCGAATCGGTCCAGCACACCTGGTTCGGGTTGTCCGCGCTGGCCGAACGGGTCGCCGCGACGGTCCGCATCGCCAGCGAACGGGCGCACCATCTCGACGTGGAACCGGCCCCGCCCAGCGACACCGATCCCGATGCGTTGGAAGCCGAGGCCGAGCGGGTGACCGTCGCCGAGCAGCGACTGCTGGCCGAATTGGCCGAGGCGCGCACGCGGCTCGACGCTGCCCGCGCCGAGCTGGGTGAGCGCGAGCGCGAGGCCGCCGAGGCCGATCGGGCCCACCTGGCGGCGGTGCGGGCGGAGGCGGACCGGCGCGAGGGCCTGGCCCGGTTGGCCGGTCAGGTCGAGACCATGCGGGCGCGCGTCGAATCGATCGACGACAGCGTCGCGCGGCTGTCCGAACGCATCGAACAGGCCGCCGCGCGCGCGCAACAGTCCAAGGCGGAGTTCGAGACCGTGCAGGCACGCGTCGGCGAACTCGACCAGGGCGAGGTGGGCCTCGACGAGCACCACGAGCGGACGGTGGCTGCATTGCGGCTGGCCGACGAACGCGTCGCCGAACTGCAGTCCGCCGAGCGCGACGCCGAACGCCGGGTGGCCTCGCTGCGGGCCCGCATCGACGCGCTTTCGGTCGGGCTGGAGCGCAAGGACGGCGCGGCCTGGCTCACCGAAAACCATTCTGGGGCAGGCCTTTTCGGGACTATCGCCAAACTAGTCAAGGTTCGCTCCGGCTACGAGGCGGCGCTGGCCGCGGTGCTGGGGCCGGCGGCCGACGCGCTGGCCGCCGAGAACTTCGGCGCGGCCCGGTCCGCGGTCGCCGCGCTCAAGCAGGCCGACGGCGGGCGCGCGGCCCTGGTGCTCGGCGACTGGCCCGCCGGCCATCCCGCGTCGCGCGACGCGCTGCCCGGCACCGCCCTATGGGCGCTGGACCTGATCGATGCGCCCGCGCGGCTGCGCGGCGCAATCACGGCGATGCTGTCGGGTGTCGCGGTGGTCGACGACCTGGATCAGGCGCTCGAGCTGGTGGCGGCGCGCCCGCAGCTGCGCGCGGTCACCCTCGACGGTGACCTGGTGGGCGCCGGCTGGGTGAGCGGGGGCTCCGACCGCAAGCTGTCCACCCTCGAGGTGACATCGGAAATCGACAAGGCAAACAGCGAGCTCGCCGTCGCGGAATCGCAGGTCGCGCAGCTGACCGCGGCGCTGTCCGGCGCGCTGACCGAGCAGGGGGCCCGCCAGGACTCCGCCGAGCAGGCGCTGGCCGCGCTCAACGAGTCCGACACCGCGATCTCGGCGATGTACGAGCAGCTGGGCCGGCTCGGCCAGGAAGCCCGCACCACCGAGGAGGAGTGGAGCAGGTTGCTGCGGCAGCGCGAGGAGCTCGAAGCGGGCCGGGCGCAGACGGTCGAGGAAGTCACGGAATTGGAGAACCGGCTGCGCAACGCCCAGGAGACGCAGCACGTGCAGGCGGAAGAGCCCAGCCACGCCGAGGTCCGCCAGCGGATCGCCGCCGCCGCCGAGGGCGCCCGCAGCGCCGAGGTGGAGGCCCGGCTGGCGGTGCGGACCGCCGAGGAGCGGGCCAACGCGGTGCGCGGGCGAGCGGATTCCCTGCGCCGCGCCGCGGCCGCGGAACGCGAGGCGCGGCTGCGGGCCCAGCAGGCGCGCGAGGCGCGGCTGCGCGCGGCCGCCGTCGCCGCGGCGGTGGCCGACGCCGGGCGGCTGCTGGCGCAGCGGCTGGACCGGGTGGTCGAAGCGGCCTCGAAGATCCGCGACGCGCTGGCGGCCGAACGTCAGGACCGTGCGGCGGCGATGGCGGCGGTGCGCGACGAGGTGAACGCGTTGAGCGCCCGGGTGGCCACCCTGACCGACTCGCTGCACCGGGACGAGGTGGCCAACGCGCAGGCGGCGATGCGGATCGAGCAGCTCGAGCAGATGGTGCTGGAGCAGTTCGGCATGGCGCCGCCCGACCTGATCGCCGAATACGGGCCGGACGTGGCGCTACCGCCCACCGAGCTCGAGATGGCCGAGTTCGAGCAGGCCCGCGAACGCGGGGAGCAAGTGGTCGCGCCCGCCCCGATGCCCTACGACCGGGCCACCCAGGAGCGCCGGGCCAAACGCGCCGAGCGTGAGCTGGCCGAGCTCGGCCGGGTCAACCCGCTGGCGCTGGAGGAGTTCGCCGCGCTGGAGGAGCGCTACAACTTCCTGTCCACCCAGCTCGAGGACGTCAAGGCGGCCCGCAAGGACCTGCTCGACGTGGTCGCGGACGTCGACGCCCGCATCCTGCAGGTGTTCAGCGACGCCTTCGTCGATGTGGAACGCGAATTCCGTGAGGTCTTCGCCGTGCTGTTCCCCGGCGGCGAGGGCCGGCTGCGGCTGACCGATCCGAACGACATGCTCACCACCGGCATCGAGGTGGAGGCGCGCCCGCCCGGCAAGAAGATCACCCGGCTGTCGTTGCTGTCCGGCGGCGAGAAGGCGCTGACCGCGGTGGCGATGTTGGTGGCCATCTTCCGCGCCCGCCCGTCGCCGTTCTACATCATGGACGAGGTGGAGGCCGCGCTCGACGACACCAACCTGCGCCGCCTGATCAGCCTGTTCGAGCTGCTGCGCGCGCGATCGCAGCTGATCATCATCACGCACCAGAAGCCGACCATGGAGGTCGCCGACGCGCTGTACGGCGTGACCATGCAGGGCGACGGCATCACCGCGGTGATCTCACAGCGGATGCGCGGGCAGCAGGTGGAGCAGCTGGTGTCGAGCTGACGTAGGCATCCGCGGACGCTGCGGGATGGGGCGTCGAGTGTGGACGGACGGCGTCGGCCGTGCAGCGAGGGCGGGGTTTCGGCGATTTCTCCGCCGGGGACGCACACCCGGCGCCCAGAACGCACACTCGTGCCCGATGCCCCCTGAGCGCCCGCGGCGATCGTCGCTTGAAACAATGTCAGCGTGTCGCAAGGTCTTTGGATCGCCATCGCGGTCGTCGCTGTCCTCGTTGTCATCGCGGCGCTGGTCCTGGGCCTGGCGCGGTACCGCCGCCGGCGGATCAGCTTCACGGCCAAGCCGGAGCCCGGCGCCATAGACCGGTCGGGCGGCTACACCGCGTCGTCCGGCATCACCTTCAGCCAGACCGCGCCGGCCGATCGGCTCGACACCACGGGGCTGCCCGGGGTGGGCGACGACGCCACCATTCCCCGCGACGCCCCGCGTCGCACGATCTCGGAGGTCGAGCTCCCCGAACCGGAGACCATCGCGCCGCCTCCGGTAGCCCCGCCGGCACCCGAGATCGAGGCCATCGCCCCGCCCGAGGGCCGGCTGGAGCGGCTCCGCGGCCGGCTGGCCAAGTCGCAGAACGCGCTGGGACGCAGCTTGCTGGGCCTGATCGGCGGCGGCGATCTCGACGAAGACGCCTGGCAGGACGTCGAGGACACCCTGCTGGTGGCCGACCTCGGGCCGGTGGTCACCGAGTCGGTGATGTCGCAGCTGCGCGCCCGGCTGGCCGGCAGCGCCGTGCGCACCGAGGCCGACGCGAAGGCCGTGCTGCGCGACGTGCTGATCCGCGAGCTGCACCCCGACATGGACCGCTCGATCCGCGCCCTGCCGCACGCCGACCACCCGTCGGTGCTGCTGGTCGTCGGCGTGAACGGCACCGGAAAGACCACCACCGTCGGCAAGTTGGCGCGGGTGCTGGTGGCCGACGGGCGTCGCGTGGTGTTGGGCGCCGCCGACACCTTCCGGGCCGCCGCGGCCGATCAGCTGCAGACCTGGGCGTCCCGGGTGGGCGCGGAGGTGGTGCGCGGCGCCGAGGGCGCCGACCCGGCGTCGGTGGCTTTCGACGCCGTGGACAAGGGCATCGCCACGGGTGCGGACGTGGTGCTGATCGACACCGCCGGCCGGCTGCACACCAAGGTCGGCCTGATGGACGAGCTCGGCAAGGTTAAACGCGTCGTAACCCGACGCGCCCCGGTCGACGAGGTGCTGCTGGTCCTCGACGCCACCATCGGGCAGAACGGGCTGGCCCAGGCGCGGGTGTTCGCCGAGGTGGTCGAGATCACCGGCGCGGTGCTGACCAAACTTGACGGTACGGCCAAGGGCGGCATCGTATTCCGCGTCCAGCAGGAGCTCGGGGTGCCCGTGAAGCTGGTCGGCCTCGGCGAGGGTCCCGACGATCTGGCGCCGTTCGAACCGGGCGCGTTCGTCGACGCCCTGCTCGGCTGAACCCCTTACACGGGGAGCGGGACGTTAATCCCGCCGAAACATGCTGGCTCCACTGCGGAAACAACCATTGCGCAAGGTTCTGGATCAGGTCACAGGCGTTGCCTGACGGCCATTCATGTCCTGACCGGAGGTGAGC
This genomic interval from Mycobacterium sp. SMC-2 contains the following:
- a CDS encoding acylphosphatase — translated: MSDPDVRLTAWVHGRVQGVGFRWWTRSRALELGLTGYAANQADGRVLVVAQGRREAGEKLLALLEGGEAWPSRPGRVDKVVADWSQPRERFEGFVER
- a CDS encoding OsmC family protein — its product is MTELWVERTGSRRYTGHSSRGAQVLVGSDDVDGVFTPGELLKIALAACSGMSSDQPLARRLGEDYQAVIRVSGDADREHEVYPLLEETLELDLSGLSNEDKERLLVVVERAIDLACTVGRTLKAGTKVNFKVVDVGS
- a CDS encoding NifU family protein, translated to MIPIHATATANPAQLRWVVPPDRLPARGAVRRAPGRLGALLDSGTIAEILVGACDILITIGAGGSWREAGDDVREALGEALLDPRGWTVDESSAPDLESVAAELLAGPVGALAASHGGSIELVSVAGHTVTVRMVGACDGCPAASSTLRDVFERELRRRFDGRVVVSCENNTPAISLGKKLLSLIVR
- the ftsY gene encoding signal recognition particle-docking protein FtsY, which gives rise to MSQGLWIAIAVVAVLVVIAALVLGLARYRRRRISFTAKPEPGAIDRSGGYTASSGITFSQTAPADRLDTTGLPGVGDDATIPRDAPRRTISEVELPEPETIAPPPVAPPAPEIEAIAPPEGRLERLRGRLAKSQNALGRSLLGLIGGGDLDEDAWQDVEDTLLVADLGPVVTESVMSQLRARLAGSAVRTEADAKAVLRDVLIRELHPDMDRSIRALPHADHPSVLLVVGVNGTGKTTTVGKLARVLVADGRRVVLGAADTFRAAAADQLQTWASRVGAEVVRGAEGADPASVAFDAVDKGIATGADVVLIDTAGRLHTKVGLMDELGKVKRVVTRRAPVDEVLLVLDATIGQNGLAQARVFAEVVEITGAVLTKLDGTAKGGIVFRVQQELGVPVKLVGLGEGPDDLAPFEPGAFVDALLG
- the smc gene encoding chromosome segregation protein SMC — translated: MYLKSLTLKGFKSFASPTTLRFEPGITAVVGPNGSGKSNVVDALAWVMGEQGAKTLRGGKMEDVIFAGTSSRAPLGRAEVTVTIDNSDNALPIEYSEVSITRRMFRDGASEYEINGASCRLMDVQELLSDSGIGREMHVIVGQGKLDEILQSRPEDRRAFIEEAAGVLKHRKRKEKALRKLDAMSANLARLTDLTTELRRQLKPLGRQAEVARRAQTIQADLRDARLRLAADDLVNRQTERDAIFEAEAAIRREHDEAAARLAVASEELTAHEAAVAELSTRAESVQHTWFGLSALAERVAATVRIASERAHHLDVEPAPPSDTDPDALEAEAERVTVAEQRLLAELAEARTRLDAARAELGEREREAAEADRAHLAAVRAEADRREGLARLAGQVETMRARVESIDDSVARLSERIEQAAARAQQSKAEFETVQARVGELDQGEVGLDEHHERTVAALRLADERVAELQSAERDAERRVASLRARIDALSVGLERKDGAAWLTENHSGAGLFGTIAKLVKVRSGYEAALAAVLGPAADALAAENFGAARSAVAALKQADGGRAALVLGDWPAGHPASRDALPGTALWALDLIDAPARLRGAITAMLSGVAVVDDLDQALELVAARPQLRAVTLDGDLVGAGWVSGGSDRKLSTLEVTSEIDKANSELAVAESQVAQLTAALSGALTEQGARQDSAEQALAALNESDTAISAMYEQLGRLGQEARTTEEEWSRLLRQREELEAGRAQTVEEVTELENRLRNAQETQHVQAEEPSHAEVRQRIAAAAEGARSAEVEARLAVRTAEERANAVRGRADSLRRAAAAEREARLRAQQAREARLRAAAVAAAVADAGRLLAQRLDRVVEAASKIRDALAAERQDRAAAMAAVRDEVNALSARVATLTDSLHRDEVANAQAAMRIEQLEQMVLEQFGMAPPDLIAEYGPDVALPPTELEMAEFEQARERGEQVVAPAPMPYDRATQERRAKRAERELAELGRVNPLALEEFAALEERYNFLSTQLEDVKAARKDLLDVVADVDARILQVFSDAFVDVEREFREVFAVLFPGGEGRLRLTDPNDMLTTGIEVEARPPGKKITRLSLLSGGEKALTAVAMLVAIFRARPSPFYIMDEVEAALDDTNLRRLISLFELLRARSQLIIITHQKPTMEVADALYGVTMQGDGITAVISQRMRGQQVEQLVSS